From the Bacillus tuaregi genome, one window contains:
- the prfB gene encoding peptide chain release factor 2 (programmed frameshift) has protein sequence MELAEIRNELEKTAKKLADFRGSLDLENKEARIAELDEVMLQPGFWDDQQQAQGVINESNALKDQVNEFHGLYEIYENLELTYELVKEEPDDELQAELEDEIGTLAERLAQFELQLLLSEPYDKNNAILELHPGAGGTESQDWGSQLLRMYTRWAEKKGFKVETLDYLPGDEAGIKSVTLAIKGHNAYGYLKAEKGVHRLVRISPFDASGRRHTSFVSCEVMPEFNDDIEIDVRTEDLKVDTYRASGAGGQHINKTESAIRITHLPTGIVVTCQSERSQIKNRESAMKMLKSKLYQLEIDKKEEQLAEIRGEQKDIGWGSQIRSYVFHPYSMVKDHRTNTEIGNVNAVMDGDIDEFINAYLRSKIS, from the exons ATGGAATTAGCGGAGATTCGTAATGAATTAGAAAAAACAGCTAAAAAATTAGCGGACTTTAGGGGGTCTCTT GACTTAGAGAACAAAGAGGCGCGTATTGCCGAGCTGGATGAGGTGATGCTTCAGCCGGGATTTTGGGATGATCAGCAGCAGGCACAGGGTGTTATCAATGAATCCAATGCCTTAAAGGATCAGGTCAATGAGTTTCATGGTCTTTATGAAATTTATGAAAATCTGGAGCTGACCTATGAGCTTGTGAAAGAAGAGCCGGATGATGAACTTCAAGCGGAATTAGAAGATGAAATTGGGACACTTGCGGAGCGCCTGGCACAATTTGAGCTACAGCTTCTGTTAAGTGAGCCATATGATAAAAATAATGCGATTCTCGAGCTTCACCCTGGTGCGGGCGGTACAGAATCACAGGACTGGGGCTCCCAGCTTTTACGTATGTATACACGTTGGGCTGAGAAAAAGGGCTTTAAGGTGGAAACGCTCGATTATCTGCCTGGTGATGAGGCTGGAATTAAGAGTGTCACGCTTGCGATTAAAGGTCACAACGCCTATGGCTATTTAAAGGCTGAAAAAGGTGTACACCGTCTCGTGCGAATTTCACCGTTTGATGCTTCAGGTCGTCGCCATACATCGTTTGTTTCATGTGAAGTGATGCCTGAGTTCAATGATGATATTGAAATTGATGTTCGGACAGAGGATTTGAAGGTGGACACGTATCGTGCCAGCGGTGCCGGCGGTCAGCATATCAATAAAACAGAATCCGCGATTCGGATTACCCATCTTCCAACAGGCATTGTCGTAACCTGTCAATCGGAGCGTTCACAGATTAAAAACCGTGAGTCAGCGATGAAAATGCTGAAATCAAAGCTGTATCAGCTGGAAATTGATAAAAAGGAAGAGCAGCTGGCTGAAATCCGTGGCGAGCAAAAGGATATCGGCTGGGGCAGCCAAATCCGTTCCTACGTTTTCCATCCGTATTCGATGGTAAAAGATCACCGCACCAACACAGAAATTGGAAATGTGAATGCCGTCATGGATGGCGATATTGATGAATTTATCAACGCTTATCTCCGTTCGAAGATTTCCTAA
- the cccB gene encoding cytochrome c551, which produces MKFKGKLAALLVGSALVLAACGGGDEEASTSTSNDSASTTTDTASANGEKIFNQKCSSCHGMNLEGGVGPELTTVGSKMSQEDIETLVKDGKGAMPPGLIDGEDLTAVAEWLAAKQ; this is translated from the coding sequence ATGAAGTTTAAGGGGAAACTAGCAGCCCTGTTAGTGGGTTCTGCACTTGTACTTGCAGCCTGTGGCGGCGGGGATGAAGAAGCATCAACAAGCACATCTAATGATAGTGCTTCAACCACAACGGATACAGCAAGTGCGAACGGTGAGAAAATTTTCAATCAAAAGTGCTCAAGCTGTCATGGGATGAATCTTGAAGGTGGAGTGGGACCTGAATTAACAACAGTCGGCTCCAAAATGTCACAGGAAGACATTGAAACCTTAGTTAAGGATGGAAAAGGCGCCATGCCTCCAGGCTTAATTGATGGTGAAGATTTAACGGCTGTTGCAGAATGGCTGGCAGCTAAACAGTAA
- the ftsE gene encoding cell division ATP-binding protein FtsE: protein MIEMEDVFKKYPNGVVAANGITVSIKQGEFVYVVGPSGAGKSTFIKMMYREEVPTRGTIMINGVNLEKLKANKVPMLRRQIGVVFQDFKLLPTLTVFENVAFAMEVIEAQPEDIKRRVMEVLTLVGLKHKARMLPSELSGGEQQRVSIARSIVNKPKVVIADEPTGNLDPDTSWEIMKIFEEINMSGTTVVMATHNRDIVNAIKHRVIAIENGMIARDELRGDYGYEG from the coding sequence ATGATAGAAATGGAAGATGTTTTTAAGAAGTATCCTAACGGGGTAGTTGCAGCCAATGGGATTACCGTTTCCATTAAGCAAGGTGAATTTGTCTATGTCGTAGGACCTAGTGGTGCAGGTAAATCTACGTTTATAAAAATGATGTATCGCGAAGAAGTTCCAACAAGAGGAACGATTATGATTAATGGTGTCAATCTGGAAAAGTTAAAAGCAAACAAGGTTCCGATGCTGCGCCGTCAAATTGGCGTTGTATTCCAGGACTTCAAGCTGCTTCCGACCTTGACGGTTTTTGAAAATGTCGCCTTTGCGATGGAGGTTATTGAAGCCCAGCCGGAGGACATTAAGCGGCGGGTGATGGAAGTGTTGACACTTGTAGGCTTAAAGCATAAGGCGAGGATGCTGCCATCAGAGCTATCGGGTGGGGAGCAGCAGCGTGTCTCGATTGCCCGATCGATTGTGAACAAGCCTAAGGTGGTCATTGCCGATGAGCCGACAGGAAACCTGGACCCGGATACATCCTGGGAGATTATGAAAATTTTTGAAGAAATTAATATGAGTGGGACAACCGTTGTCATGGCCACACATAATCGTGATATTGTTAACGCGATTAAGCATCGGGTCATTGCCATCGAAAATGGTATGATTGCCCGTGACGAACTGAGAGGTGATTACGGTTATGAAGGCTAG
- the ftsX gene encoding permease-like cell division protein FtsX — protein sequence MKASTLRRHVRESFKSLGRNGWMMFASVSAVTITLLLVGVFFVIMLNLNNVAKSIEEDVEIRVHIDVAATKEEQTVLKSEIEKLPEVESVKFSPKEDELDNLITSLGEEGEAFTLFEQDNPLNDVFVVKTKNPTDTMKAAKQIEKMHFASKVKYGQGSVEKIFEVTSISRNIGLILVIGLLFTAMFLISNTIKITIFARRKEIEIMKLVGATNGFIRWPFFLEGLWLGLLGSIVPIIVVGISYYYAHGYLSQKLTGNFIQLLEFSPFIYQISALLILLGALIGVWGSLMSVRKFLKV from the coding sequence ATGAAGGCTAGTACACTTCGCCGCCATGTGAGAGAAAGCTTTAAGAGCTTAGGAAGAAATGGTTGGATGATGTTTGCATCGGTCAGTGCAGTCACCATCACGCTTCTCTTGGTTGGGGTCTTTTTCGTTATTATGCTGAACCTTAATAATGTGGCAAAAAGTATCGAAGAGGACGTTGAAATCCGTGTCCATATTGATGTTGCGGCAACAAAAGAAGAACAGACGGTATTAAAGAGTGAAATAGAAAAGCTGCCCGAGGTGGAAAGTGTTAAATTTTCCCCTAAGGAAGACGAGCTTGATAATCTGATTACCAGCTTAGGTGAAGAGGGAGAAGCCTTTACATTATTTGAACAGGATAATCCGCTTAACGACGTATTTGTCGTAAAAACGAAAAACCCAACAGATACCATGAAAGCGGCTAAGCAGATTGAAAAAATGCACTTCGCTTCAAAGGTAAAATATGGACAGGGCAGTGTTGAGAAGATTTTTGAAGTCACGAGCATCAGTCGAAACATTGGTCTTATTCTAGTCATCGGACTCTTGTTTACGGCCATGTTCTTAATCTCCAATACGATAAAGATTACAATTTTTGCAAGAAGAAAAGAAATCGAAATTATGAAGCTTGTAGGAGCGACAAACGGATTTATCCGCTGGCCGTTTTTCCTTGAAGGACTATGGCTTGGATTGCTAGGCTCTATTGTCCCCATTATTGTTGTTGGAATCAGCTATTACTATGCCCACGGCTATTTATCACAGAAGCTTACAGGGAATTTCATTCAACTATTAGAATTTAGCCCGTTTATTTATCAGATATCGGCCCTGTTAATTCTATTAGGGGCACTAATTGGGGTTTGGGGAAGCCTGATGTCTGTTCGAAAGTTCTTAAAAGTATAA
- a CDS encoding murein hydrolase activator EnvC family protein → MKKTIMTLSIAASVGLGTAFTGIPAGTVSAESISELQKKSQEIQSKQEGVQNEINQTEAQLNEISAEKAQINAEINRIDLAIGDTTTKIIEKNQQIDEKNAEITQLNKEIDGLKERIETRNKLLKDRARSYQESGGMVSYIQVLVGAESFSDFIDRVGAVAVILEADQDILAQHKADKAALEQKQAKLEKDLSELEAMRAELAELQAGLNVQKEEKNQLMTSLLQEEAQVNELKMSLEEQNENLAAQDAAVQKAIELEQQRQAELRKQQEAAASSRGTSNGGSGGAVSTIPVSSGTFTRPAAGSITSGFGWRSFNGGGFHYGVDIAKAGSVPIVAAADGVVSRSYSSSSYGETIMITHIIDGQTYTTVYAHLSSRSVGNLVPVSKGQVIGYMGNTGDSYGQHLHFELHRGGWNAAKSNAINPVGIVPL, encoded by the coding sequence TTGAAGAAAACCATCATGACATTATCCATTGCAGCTTCAGTTGGACTGGGTACAGCTTTTACAGGAATTCCAGCCGGGACCGTTTCGGCGGAATCAATCAGCGAACTACAAAAGAAGAGTCAAGAGATTCAAAGTAAGCAGGAAGGCGTCCAGAATGAAATTAATCAGACGGAGGCCCAACTGAATGAAATCAGTGCTGAAAAGGCGCAAATCAATGCAGAGATTAATAGAATTGATTTGGCGATTGGTGATACAACAACGAAAATCATAGAAAAAAACCAGCAGATTGATGAAAAGAATGCTGAAATTACTCAGCTTAATAAAGAAATAGACGGCTTGAAAGAGCGAATTGAAACTAGAAATAAATTATTAAAAGACCGAGCGCGCTCCTATCAGGAAAGCGGCGGTATGGTTAGCTATATTCAAGTGCTCGTAGGAGCTGAAAGCTTTTCTGACTTCATCGATCGTGTGGGAGCGGTCGCGGTTATTTTAGAAGCCGACCAGGACATTCTTGCACAGCATAAAGCAGATAAAGCGGCACTTGAGCAAAAACAGGCCAAGCTTGAAAAGGATTTAAGTGAGCTTGAGGCGATGCGTGCAGAGCTTGCAGAGCTGCAGGCAGGTTTAAATGTGCAAAAGGAAGAGAAAAATCAATTAATGACCTCGCTTCTTCAGGAAGAAGCACAGGTGAACGAGTTAAAAATGAGTCTTGAGGAACAAAACGAGAACCTGGCTGCCCAGGATGCAGCGGTGCAAAAGGCGATTGAGCTAGAGCAGCAGAGACAGGCTGAGCTTCGAAAACAGCAGGAGGCTGCCGCTTCATCAAGAGGCACATCAAATGGAGGCTCTGGTGGTGCTGTATCAACGATTCCAGTTTCATCCGGAACCTTCACTAGACCAGCAGCCGGTAGTATTACATCAGGCTTTGGCTGGCGCAGCTTTAATGGCGGCGGCTTCCACTACGGTGTGGACATCGCTAAGGCTGGCAGTGTGCCAATTGTTGCCGCAGCGGACGGCGTTGTTTCTAGATCCTATTCATCGTCATCGTACGGTGAAACGATTATGATTACCCATATTATTGACGGACAAACCTACACAACAGTTTATGCGCATCTGAGCAGCCGTTCAGTTGGAAACCTTGTCCCTGTCTCTAAAGGGCAGGTCATCGGCTATATGGGCAACACCGGCGATTCCTATGGTCAGCACTTACACTTCGAGCTTCACCGTGGCGGTTGGAATGCAGCGAAATCGAACGCAATTAATCCAGTTGGAATTGTCCCATTGTAA